Proteins from a single region of Geothrix sp. PMB-07:
- a CDS encoding DUF1684 domain-containing protein, with product MRTAHALATSILLVAPALCAQDAYRTSVDAWHAQREARLAAEDGWLTLIGRDWLNPGENTLGSAPGSTVLLPEGLSLPKAGLFLVEGSTVRFKPLPGSGLLLNGKPAVEAVLKSDAEGQPDVIKAGRVSLYVIRRGDRLGIRVKDPETPARKAFHGVPRYPVDAAWRVEADFVAYDKPQERAIATVIGTTETMSAPGLLRFKVGGREVTLEPMVEDPEHPELFIIFKDGTSTHGTYPAGRFLYADMPKNGKVILDFNRAINPPCAFSMFATCPLPPKQNHLAIDVPAGEKNPGLH from the coding sequence ATGCGAACCGCCCACGCCCTCGCCACCTCGATCCTCCTGGTCGCCCCGGCCCTCTGCGCCCAGGATGCCTACCGCACCTCGGTGGATGCCTGGCATGCCCAACGCGAGGCCAGGCTGGCCGCGGAAGATGGGTGGCTGACGCTCATCGGCCGCGACTGGCTGAATCCCGGCGAGAACACGCTGGGTTCCGCGCCAGGCTCCACGGTGCTGCTGCCCGAAGGCCTCTCCCTGCCCAAGGCGGGCCTGTTCCTGGTGGAAGGTTCCACCGTGCGCTTCAAGCCCCTTCCGGGCAGCGGCCTGCTGCTCAACGGGAAGCCGGCGGTGGAGGCGGTGCTGAAATCCGATGCGGAGGGCCAACCGGATGTCATCAAGGCGGGCCGGGTGAGCCTGTACGTCATCCGCCGCGGCGACCGTCTGGGCATCCGTGTGAAGGATCCGGAAACGCCCGCGCGCAAGGCCTTCCACGGCGTGCCCCGGTACCCGGTGGATGCGGCGTGGCGCGTGGAGGCGGATTTCGTGGCCTACGACAAGCCGCAGGAAAGGGCCATCGCCACGGTCATCGGCACCACGGAAACCATGAGCGCCCCGGGCCTGCTGCGCTTCAAAGTGGGCGGGCGCGAAGTTACCCTCGAGCCCATGGTGGAAGATCCCGAGCACCCGGAACTCTTCATCATCTTCAAGGATGGCACCAGCACCCATGGCACCTATCCTGCCGGCCGCTTCCTCTATGCGGACATGCCCAAGAATGGCAAGGTGATCCTGGATTTCAACCGCGCCATCAATCCGCCCTGCGCCTTCTCCATGTTCGCCACCTGTCCGCTCCCGCCCAAGCAGAACCACCTCGCCATCGATGTGCCTGCGGGGGAGAAGAACCCCGGATTGCACTGA
- a CDS encoding ATP-binding protein yields the protein MSRGSAWLRPKLSTQLVLGTVAVVVTVIWFASFFLNDSLARLFQQEGNHELQRVSSLMVVRLNEYDWTVDPPDEPEPADPDGPQLPAQVKKEPVPPPTPPLPFGREVLEGTEHVFVRILDPEGKSLLESEGFAKLLPPSNLPKLGRIGEPGWWQWCEADGTSGCHFIINRAIFNGGWVLTAWDIRYENRLLKKSQNLLWLTWGLATLLTAGFVAVVARRQLAPLKLLEAQAAVIRPGALVLNLDPDDLPRDLGSLAENLKQALARLEEAFSRLTTLNADVAHELRTPLHGMRLQVEGLLRDGDCPPAQAETLEGVIETLDHLAATLDQMLFLARSEDPSMALQAERLEVAALLKAAASPFESLAEERSVHLDVRSAENLELVADEKLVRRALHNLLANALNHAPEGSTVTLEALLEADQIVLQVRDEGEGIPEDFLLRLGQRFSRPDVSRSRASGGAGLGLAIVKNILRLHGGTLDISRAPEKGTLARLCFPSRPRT from the coding sequence ATGAGCCGCGGATCCGCCTGGCTGCGCCCCAAGCTCAGCACCCAGCTCGTGCTGGGCACTGTGGCCGTGGTGGTCACCGTGATCTGGTTCGCCTCCTTCTTCCTGAATGATTCTTTGGCCCGCCTGTTCCAGCAGGAGGGCAATCACGAGCTTCAGCGCGTCTCAAGCCTCATGGTGGTGCGGCTGAACGAGTACGACTGGACCGTCGATCCGCCTGATGAGCCGGAACCCGCTGATCCAGACGGGCCCCAGCTTCCTGCGCAGGTGAAGAAGGAGCCCGTTCCACCGCCTACCCCTCCCCTGCCTTTCGGTCGGGAGGTGCTGGAGGGCACCGAGCATGTGTTCGTGCGAATTCTCGATCCCGAAGGCAAGTCGCTGCTGGAAAGCGAAGGATTCGCCAAGCTCCTCCCACCCTCGAATCTGCCGAAGCTGGGCCGGATCGGCGAACCCGGCTGGTGGCAGTGGTGCGAGGCCGATGGCACCAGCGGCTGCCACTTCATCATCAACCGGGCCATTTTCAACGGCGGCTGGGTGCTCACCGCCTGGGACATCCGCTACGAGAATCGCCTGCTGAAGAAGAGCCAGAACCTGCTCTGGCTCACCTGGGGCCTGGCCACCCTGCTCACGGCCGGTTTCGTGGCCGTGGTGGCGCGCCGCCAGCTGGCGCCCCTGAAGCTGCTGGAGGCCCAAGCCGCCGTTATCCGTCCCGGGGCCCTGGTTCTGAATCTGGACCCTGATGACCTGCCCCGCGACCTCGGTTCCCTGGCAGAGAATCTGAAACAGGCTCTGGCCCGCCTGGAGGAGGCCTTCTCCCGGCTCACCACCCTCAACGCGGACGTGGCCCACGAGCTCCGAACCCCCCTGCATGGCATGCGCCTCCAGGTGGAGGGCCTGCTGCGGGATGGCGACTGTCCTCCCGCCCAGGCTGAAACCCTGGAAGGGGTCATCGAAACCCTGGATCACCTGGCGGCCACCCTGGACCAGATGCTCTTCCTGGCCCGCTCCGAAGACCCCTCCATGGCGCTCCAGGCGGAACGCCTTGAGGTGGCGGCCCTCCTGAAAGCCGCGGCCTCGCCCTTCGAATCATTGGCGGAAGAGCGCTCAGTGCACCTGGATGTGCGGTCTGCCGAGAACCTGGAACTGGTGGCCGATGAGAAGCTCGTCCGCCGGGCCCTGCACAACCTGTTGGCCAATGCCCTCAACCATGCTCCCGAAGGCAGCACCGTCACGTTGGAGGCCCTTCTCGAAGCAGATCAAATCGTTCTGCAGGTGCGCGACGAGGGGGAAGGGATTCCCGAAGACTTCCTTCTGAGGCTGGGGCAGCGTTTCTCGCGCCCGGATGTCTCCCGCAGCCGCGCCTCCGGGGGCGCGGGCCTGGGCCTGGCCATCGTGAAGAACATCCTTCGCCTGCACGGTGGAACCCTGGATATCTCAAGAGCGCCCGAAAAGGGCACCCTCGCCAGACTCTGCTTCCCCAGCCGCCCGCGGACATGA
- a CDS encoding response regulator: protein MILLVEDDQRSALALQRGLEQEGFQVDVAFDGETGLHLGLEKTYDILLLDVMLPGLDGFTFLAELRAKGLETPVIFLTARDALPDRLRGLGLGGGDYLVKPFAFSELVLRIRNLLQRQGAAPERGWTIADLSLDPTRRKVYRGGQRLDLTAQEYALLELLARNAGHTVTRMRIAETLWDLAYDGDPNLVDAAVRRLRRKVDDPFTEKLIHTHRSVGYRMEARHE from the coding sequence ATGATTCTGCTGGTGGAAGATGACCAACGCTCGGCCCTGGCCCTCCAGCGCGGTCTGGAGCAGGAAGGCTTCCAGGTGGACGTGGCCTTCGACGGCGAAACGGGCCTGCACCTTGGCCTGGAAAAGACCTACGACATCCTCCTGCTGGACGTGATGCTCCCAGGCCTCGATGGCTTCACCTTCCTGGCCGAGCTGCGCGCCAAGGGCCTGGAGACTCCCGTCATCTTCCTCACCGCCCGGGATGCCCTGCCTGACCGCCTGCGCGGCCTGGGCCTGGGCGGGGGCGACTACCTGGTGAAGCCCTTCGCCTTCTCCGAACTGGTGCTGCGCATCCGCAATCTGCTGCAACGGCAAGGCGCCGCGCCCGAGCGCGGCTGGACCATCGCCGATCTCTCCCTCGATCCCACCCGCCGGAAGGTCTACCGGGGCGGCCAGCGCCTGGATCTCACCGCCCAGGAGTACGCGCTGCTGGAGCTGCTGGCCCGGAACGCGGGCCACACAGTCACCCGCATGCGCATCGCCGAAACCCTGTGGGATCTCGCCTACGACGGCGACCCCAACTTGGTGGACGCCGCCGTGCGCCGCTTGCGGCGGAAGGTGGACGATCCCTTCACCGAAAAACTCATCCACACCCACCGTTCCGTGGGCTACCGCATGGAAGCCCGCCATGAGTAG
- a CDS encoding DUF5916 domain-containing protein encodes MRTQSPLLIDGRLDEPQWALAPVATGFTVSTPELGKAPANQTEVRVLYDDHFVYVGARMHHPKGKATIVRQIHRRDQDSASDWFGVYLDSLHDRRTAFAFMVNASGVQQDRLVYGDTNEDLSWDSVWESAVTTDADGWTAELKIPLSVLRLKATQGGQVWGINFIRSDYSPRQELSMWQIVPRGLNAWVSHFPDLLGIEGVKPQPRREWVPYLSTQRKFETAQSFDDRTWKVQAGLDAHLGLNSYSQLDLTLHPDFGQVEVDQAVLNLGTTETFFPEKRPFFLEGLDIFQFTGLNLFYSRRLGKGLYDPDLQPGEKLVDRPSSVDILGAAKYTSKFANGLNLGLLAANMEVARATVRDDVGQESRRSLEPMTHAMVLRATQNVDDRGSFIGGFGSYLRQADPTGREALVGGADALFKPADRSGSLGFSFAHSNAGARNDQRGGSYVQVQGNQQWKNGWSLNGQLSSTSQEFDPNDLGYNQRPDIQSFNVGVSRRWDEPLGVLRNRQWVGGYTISRDLTGKVIEHFLGNWVGTEFTSGWNAEFGLEKSLAAEDDRELRTFRDPVKKYLHYDAFPRTFFNLYSPYGPYSVSLRAFHHWREGGPTQSAALFQSLRPMPSLEVTWVTTLAREEGQWHYLETQGATPIVGMRRLGQLDQTLRISYGFSPTLTLQLFSQWMDASWSFRDLHSYVNDHQLAPGATSTRTAFSDRLWNINLIARWEFRPGSALYAVYTHGAWTDALTGDRGGIRPLPDLAHLRHLPSDDALQVKLSWLFR; translated from the coding sequence GTGCGGACGCAGTCCCCCCTCCTGATCGATGGCCGCCTGGATGAGCCTCAGTGGGCCCTGGCGCCGGTGGCCACGGGGTTCACAGTGTCTACGCCGGAACTGGGCAAGGCGCCCGCCAACCAGACCGAAGTGCGGGTGCTCTACGACGATCACTTCGTCTACGTCGGCGCCCGCATGCATCATCCCAAGGGGAAGGCCACCATCGTGCGGCAGATCCACCGCCGAGATCAGGACAGCGCCAGCGACTGGTTCGGGGTGTACCTCGACAGCCTCCACGACCGCCGTACGGCCTTCGCCTTCATGGTCAATGCCTCCGGCGTGCAGCAGGATCGCCTCGTCTACGGCGACACCAACGAGGATCTCAGCTGGGACAGCGTGTGGGAAAGCGCCGTCACCACTGACGCCGACGGCTGGACCGCGGAACTGAAGATCCCCCTTTCTGTGCTGCGCCTCAAAGCCACCCAGGGCGGCCAGGTCTGGGGCATCAACTTCATCCGCTCCGACTATTCGCCTCGACAGGAACTGTCCATGTGGCAGATCGTCCCGCGGGGCCTGAACGCCTGGGTCAGCCACTTCCCGGATCTCCTGGGCATCGAGGGCGTGAAGCCGCAGCCGCGGCGCGAGTGGGTGCCCTACCTCAGCACGCAGCGGAAGTTTGAAACGGCCCAGAGCTTCGATGATCGGACATGGAAGGTCCAGGCGGGCCTGGATGCGCATCTCGGCCTCAATTCCTACTCCCAGCTGGATCTCACCCTGCATCCAGATTTCGGGCAGGTGGAAGTGGATCAGGCCGTGCTGAACCTCGGCACCACGGAAACCTTTTTCCCGGAGAAGCGGCCCTTCTTTCTGGAAGGCCTGGACATCTTCCAGTTCACGGGCCTCAACCTCTTCTACAGCCGCCGCCTGGGCAAGGGGCTTTACGATCCCGATCTCCAGCCTGGAGAAAAGCTGGTGGACCGGCCCTCCTCCGTGGACATCCTGGGCGCGGCGAAGTACACCTCCAAGTTCGCCAACGGCCTCAACCTGGGCCTGCTTGCGGCCAACATGGAAGTCGCGCGGGCCACCGTACGCGATGACGTCGGCCAGGAATCCCGGCGCAGCCTTGAGCCCATGACACATGCGATGGTGCTGCGCGCCACCCAGAATGTGGATGACCGCGGCAGTTTCATCGGGGGCTTCGGCTCCTACCTGCGTCAGGCGGATCCCACGGGCCGCGAGGCCCTGGTGGGTGGCGCGGATGCTCTCTTCAAGCCCGCGGACCGCAGCGGAAGCCTGGGCTTTTCATTTGCCCATTCCAATGCTGGGGCCCGGAACGATCAAAGAGGTGGCTCCTACGTCCAGGTCCAGGGCAACCAGCAATGGAAGAACGGCTGGTCCCTCAACGGCCAGTTGAGCAGCACCTCGCAGGAGTTCGATCCGAACGATCTGGGCTACAACCAGCGGCCGGACATCCAGAGTTTCAACGTCGGGGTGAGCCGCCGCTGGGACGAGCCCCTCGGTGTGCTCAGGAACCGCCAGTGGGTGGGTGGCTATACGATCTCGCGGGATCTGACGGGGAAGGTGATCGAACACTTCCTGGGCAACTGGGTGGGTACCGAGTTCACCAGCGGCTGGAATGCGGAGTTCGGCCTGGAAAAGAGCCTCGCCGCGGAGGACGACCGCGAGCTGCGCACCTTCCGGGATCCCGTCAAAAAATACCTGCACTACGACGCCTTTCCGCGGACCTTCTTCAACCTCTACTCACCCTATGGGCCCTACTCCGTGAGCCTCCGGGCCTTCCATCACTGGCGGGAAGGCGGTCCCACCCAGAGCGCCGCCCTCTTCCAGTCGCTCCGCCCCATGCCCAGCCTCGAAGTGACCTGGGTGACCACCCTGGCGCGCGAGGAAGGCCAGTGGCACTACCTGGAAACCCAGGGCGCCACCCCCATCGTCGGCATGCGCCGTCTGGGGCAGCTGGATCAGACCCTGCGCATTTCCTACGGCTTCAGTCCCACCCTCACGCTGCAGCTCTTCAGCCAGTGGATGGATGCCAGCTGGTCCTTCCGCGACCTCCACTCCTACGTGAACGACCATCAGCTGGCGCCCGGCGCCACCAGCACCAGGACCGCCTTCAGCGACCGCCTCTGGAACATCAACCTCATCGCCCGGTGGGAGTTCCGCCCCGGCTCCGCCCTCTATGCCGTCTACACCCACGGCGCCTGGACGGATGCCCTCACCGGCGACCGCGGCGGCATCCGCCCCCTGCCCGATCTCGCCCACCTTCGCCACCTGCCCAGCGACGACGCGCTTCAAGTGAAGCTCAGCTGGCTGTTCCGTTAA
- a CDS encoding glycosyl hydrolase family 18 protein, whose amino-acid sequence MKRLLLLASLTGSLVAHDVIGWIPPYQLGASRKALAHRAGAVTADQWLSRMGLQFWILTPEGKLAYAERGETITDAEVAHFRNWGKAKGVPVLLTVYNHDGKIWDWQRARSAFALHRDALVTSLVDEMTRHGLDGIDLDLEGEGYLDADREAYGAFVKALSTAVHAKGKLLTVDSFHSPCFNAPNMAWWGDWQGQVDGIHSMGYGDLYEANAASFTPEGGKPCAEGAAIFRFSWQIEWAKGKGFRPAQVLLGIPGWQYEWGGAALPKHLEDLAKVGAGCAVWDIPSTLGSDKDPRWGSETAWAALARFKRQK is encoded by the coding sequence ATGAAACGTTTGCTCCTGCTCGCTTCCCTCACCGGTTCCCTGGTGGCCCATGATGTCATCGGCTGGATCCCGCCCTACCAACTGGGCGCCAGCCGGAAGGCCTTGGCCCACCGGGCTGGCGCGGTCACTGCGGATCAGTGGCTCAGCCGCATGGGGCTCCAGTTCTGGATCCTCACGCCCGAAGGGAAACTCGCCTACGCCGAGCGGGGCGAAACCATCACCGATGCAGAGGTGGCGCACTTCCGAAACTGGGGCAAGGCCAAGGGCGTTCCGGTGCTCCTCACGGTCTACAACCACGATGGCAAGATCTGGGACTGGCAACGGGCCCGCTCGGCCTTCGCCCTGCATCGCGACGCGCTCGTGACCTCCCTGGTGGACGAAATGACGCGCCACGGGCTGGATGGCATCGACCTCGATCTGGAGGGCGAAGGCTATCTGGACGCCGATCGCGAGGCCTACGGCGCCTTCGTAAAGGCGCTCTCCACCGCTGTCCATGCCAAGGGCAAGCTGCTCACCGTCGACAGCTTCCACAGCCCCTGCTTCAACGCCCCCAACATGGCCTGGTGGGGCGATTGGCAGGGCCAGGTGGACGGCATCCACTCCATGGGCTACGGCGATCTCTACGAAGCCAACGCCGCCAGCTTCACGCCGGAGGGCGGCAAGCCTTGTGCGGAGGGCGCCGCCATCTTCCGCTTCAGCTGGCAGATTGAATGGGCCAAGGGCAAGGGCTTCCGGCCCGCCCAGGTGCTGCTGGGCATTCCCGGCTGGCAGTACGAATGGGGAGGAGCAGCCCTGCCCAAGCACCTGGAGGATCTGGCCAAGGTTGGCGCCGGGTGTGCCGTGTGGGACATCCCCTCCACCCTTGGAAGCGACAAGGACCCGCGATGGGGCTCCGAAACCGCCTGGGCGGCGCTGGCCAGGTTCAAACGCCAGAAGTGA
- a CDS encoding hybrid sensor histidine kinase/response regulator: MNDGPLFFRRADHGARILVVDDDALARRSLRAMLERGYYQVETAEGGEKALELLSTYKPELVLLDIQMPHMDGLEVCRRIRDLPNGELLPIIFLTGDERPDIHAQALRAKGDDFLRKPVLSPELIVRIRSLMRLKRLQAEVQAERDNLLDLQKQREQLFEFIVHDLKNPLSAIQVGLELMDERDETSPTSKAQLRRLRDTAHTMGRMIQNILDIGRAEQVGLDLHKSSIPLSAWLPSLLKEMESQAKSRSHILSWDCDPDLHIEADQEFLRRLLLNLLDNALKYSPSGSRTWIEAQKTESGVRLEVRDEGHGIPEEMRDQIFGKFVRVKKEGHDPHFGSGLGLAFCQLVAEAHEGRIWVEDNLPKGSAFVLELPKARPARHGESGEAADEPTGGLA; this comes from the coding sequence ATGAATGATGGGCCCCTGTTCTTTCGCCGTGCCGACCATGGGGCCCGGATCTTGGTGGTGGATGATGACGCCCTCGCGCGCCGGAGTCTGCGCGCGATGCTTGAGCGGGGCTATTACCAGGTAGAAACGGCCGAGGGGGGCGAAAAGGCCCTGGAACTTCTGTCCACTTATAAGCCCGAACTGGTGCTTCTGGATATCCAGATGCCCCACATGGATGGGCTGGAAGTTTGCCGCCGTATCCGGGATCTTCCCAATGGAGAACTGCTCCCCATCATCTTCCTGACGGGCGACGAGCGACCGGATATCCATGCCCAGGCCCTGCGCGCCAAGGGGGATGATTTCCTGCGCAAACCCGTCCTCTCGCCGGAGCTGATCGTCCGCATCCGCAGCCTCATGCGCCTCAAGCGCCTTCAGGCGGAAGTGCAGGCCGAGCGGGACAACCTTCTGGATCTGCAGAAGCAGCGGGAACAGCTTTTCGAATTCATCGTGCACGATCTGAAGAACCCCCTTTCCGCCATCCAGGTGGGTCTGGAACTGATGGATGAACGGGACGAGACCAGCCCCACCTCCAAAGCGCAGCTGAGGCGGCTTCGCGACACCGCGCACACCATGGGCCGGATGATCCAGAACATCCTCGACATCGGACGCGCCGAACAGGTGGGCTTGGATCTCCACAAATCCTCGATCCCGCTCAGCGCCTGGTTGCCTTCCCTGCTCAAGGAAATGGAATCTCAGGCCAAGTCGCGGAGCCACATCCTGTCCTGGGATTGCGACCCCGATCTGCACATCGAGGCCGATCAGGAATTCCTGCGGAGGTTGTTGCTGAACCTCCTGGACAACGCCCTGAAATACTCCCCATCGGGCAGCCGCACCTGGATCGAGGCGCAGAAAACCGAGAGCGGTGTGCGCCTGGAAGTGCGAGACGAGGGCCACGGCATCCCCGAAGAAATGCGCGACCAGATCTTCGGAAAATTCGTCCGGGTCAAAAAGGAAGGGCACGATCCCCATTTCGGATCGGGCCTCGGGTTGGCTTTCTGCCAGCTGGTGGCCGAGGCCCACGAGGGCCGCATCTGGGTGGAGGACAATCTGCCCAAGGGCAGCGCTTTCGTGCTGGAGCTGCCGAAGGCGCGCCCAGCCCGTCACGGAGAGTCTGGCGAGGCCGCCGATGAACCCACCGGTGGACTCGCCTAG
- a CDS encoding YchJ family protein has product MSRLCPCTSKKPYDRCCGPFHAGTAFPETAEQLMRSRFSAYALGKVEYLITTRPEAKRGEEDREELARYCKSVSCVGLKIVRKEAGGKTDDTGIVTFHASLQANGRRSLHIETSTFARENGRWVYVDGVVKA; this is encoded by the coding sequence ATGTCCCGTCTCTGCCCCTGCACATCGAAGAAGCCCTATGACCGCTGCTGCGGCCCCTTCCATGCGGGTACCGCCTTCCCAGAGACCGCCGAGCAGTTGATGCGCTCCCGCTTCTCCGCTTATGCGCTGGGCAAGGTGGAGTACCTCATTACCACCCGCCCCGAAGCCAAGCGCGGGGAAGAGGATCGCGAGGAACTGGCGCGGTACTGCAAATCCGTGAGCTGTGTCGGCCTGAAGATCGTCCGCAAAGAGGCAGGCGGCAAGACCGATGACACGGGCATCGTCACCTTCCACGCCAGCCTTCAGGCCAATGGGCGGCGGAGCCTCCACATTGAAACCAGCACGTTCGCACGGGAGAACGGTCGCTGGGTGTATGTGGATGGCGTGGTCAAGGCCTAA
- the hutU gene encoding urocanate hydratase — translation MTTASESPVITAPRGSHLHCKGWVQEAALRMLMNNLDPEVAERPEDLVVYGGLGKAARNWDCFHAIVKELKHLEDDQTLLVQSGKPVGVVKTHPDAPRVLIANSNLVPKWATWEHFRELDQKGLMMYGQMTAGSWIYIGSQGIVQGTYETFAEAGRQHFGGTLAGTLTLTAGLGGMGGAQPLAVTMNGGVCLAIDVDQTRIQKRIDTRYLDEWTDNLDTALALVQQYMESEEPRSIGLLGNAAEILPEILKRGIVPQLVTDQTSAHDEYNGYIPAGMSLEQAAVMRKAEPEAYVQRALASMRTHVEAMIEFQRRGSVTFDYGNNIRAQAQRAGLENAFAFPGFVPAFIRPLFCKGIGPFRWAALSGDPEDIAVTDAAMMELFPENEGMIRWLKAAKEKIAFQGLPARICWIGAGERHLAGLKFNELVRTGKVKAPIVIGRDHLDSGSVASPNRETEAMKDGSDAVSDWPLLNALTAASGGASWVSFHHGGGVGMGYSQHSGVVIVADGTERADRCISRVLWNDPAMGVFRHADAGYEIAREHAATIGLHIPLEG, via the coding sequence ATGACCACTGCATCCGAATCCCCCGTTATCACCGCGCCCCGCGGCTCCCATCTGCATTGCAAAGGCTGGGTGCAGGAAGCGGCGCTGCGCATGCTCATGAATAACCTGGATCCCGAAGTGGCCGAGCGCCCGGAAGATCTCGTGGTCTACGGCGGCCTGGGCAAGGCGGCGCGCAACTGGGACTGTTTCCACGCCATCGTGAAGGAACTGAAGCACCTCGAGGATGACCAGACCCTGCTGGTGCAGAGTGGCAAACCCGTGGGCGTGGTGAAGACTCACCCAGATGCCCCGCGTGTCCTCATCGCCAACTCCAATCTGGTGCCGAAGTGGGCCACCTGGGAGCACTTCCGCGAGCTGGACCAGAAGGGCCTGATGATGTATGGCCAGATGACCGCCGGCAGCTGGATCTATATCGGCAGCCAGGGCATCGTGCAGGGCACCTACGAGACCTTCGCCGAAGCGGGCCGCCAGCACTTCGGCGGCACCCTGGCCGGCACCCTGACCCTCACTGCGGGCCTGGGTGGCATGGGCGGCGCTCAGCCATTGGCGGTCACCATGAACGGCGGTGTGTGCCTCGCCATCGACGTGGACCAGACCCGTATCCAGAAGCGCATCGACACGCGCTACCTGGATGAGTGGACCGACAACCTGGACACGGCTCTGGCCCTGGTCCAGCAGTACATGGAGTCCGAGGAGCCCCGCAGCATCGGCCTCCTGGGCAACGCCGCCGAGATCCTGCCTGAGATCCTGAAGCGCGGCATCGTCCCCCAGTTGGTCACCGATCAGACTTCGGCCCACGATGAATACAACGGCTACATCCCCGCAGGCATGTCGCTGGAGCAGGCCGCCGTCATGCGCAAGGCCGAGCCCGAAGCCTACGTGCAGCGCGCCCTGGCCTCCATGCGCACGCACGTGGAAGCCATGATTGAGTTTCAGCGCCGGGGTTCGGTCACCTTCGATTACGGCAACAACATCCGCGCCCAGGCCCAGCGCGCTGGCCTCGAGAACGCCTTCGCGTTCCCGGGCTTCGTGCCCGCCTTCATCCGCCCCCTCTTCTGCAAGGGCATCGGGCCCTTCCGCTGGGCTGCGCTCTCGGGCGATCCCGAAGACATCGCCGTCACGGACGCCGCGATGATGGAGCTGTTCCCCGAGAACGAGGGCATGATCCGCTGGCTCAAGGCCGCCAAGGAGAAGATCGCCTTCCAGGGCCTGCCCGCCCGCATCTGCTGGATCGGCGCCGGCGAGCGGCATCTCGCGGGCCTGAAGTTCAACGAGCTGGTGCGCACCGGCAAGGTGAAGGCGCCCATCGTCATCGGCCGTGATCACCTGGACAGCGGCAGCGTGGCCAGCCCCAACCGCGAGACCGAAGCCATGAAGGATGGTTCCGATGCCGTGAGCGATTGGCCGCTGCTCAACGCCCTGACCGCCGCTTCCGGCGGCGCCTCCTGGGTGAGCTTCCACCACGGCGGTGGCGTGGGCATGGGCTACAGCCAGCACAGCGGCGTGGTCATCGTGGCCGATGGCACCGAGCGCGCCGACCGCTGCATCAGCCGCGTGCTCTGGAACGATCCCGCCATGGGCGTCTTCCGCCACGCGGACGCTGGCTATGAGATCGCGCGGGAACACGCCGCCACCATCGGCCTGCACATTCCGCTCGAGGGCTGA
- a CDS encoding aldo/keto reductase: MLTRTLGTQGLTVSAIGLGCMGMSDFYGHKDDAESTATLHHAVDRGITFFDTADMYGPFLNEILVGQALKGVRNRVVLATKFGIIRDPNDPSKRGVCGRPDYVRSSCEGSLKRLGVEVIDLYYQHRVDPEVPIEETVGAMADLVKAGKVRFLGLSEVSPASLRRACSVHPVTAVQSEYSLWTRDPEEGLLQTCRELGVGFVPYSPLGRGFLTGQIKHFEDFEPGDWRRNSPRFQGENFQKNLNLVARLEDMAASRGCTPSQLALAWVLGQGGDLAPIPGTKRRDRLDENLGALDHVLCPGELEELSGLFPPGAASGTRYPEAAMHTVNR; this comes from the coding sequence ATGTTGACCCGCACCCTCGGAACCCAGGGACTCACCGTATCGGCCATCGGCCTTGGCTGCATGGGCATGTCCGATTTCTACGGGCACAAGGACGATGCCGAATCCACGGCCACCCTCCACCACGCCGTGGACCGCGGCATCACCTTCTTTGACACCGCGGACATGTATGGTCCCTTCCTCAACGAGATCCTGGTGGGCCAGGCCCTGAAAGGCGTGCGCAACCGCGTGGTGCTCGCCACCAAGTTCGGCATCATCCGCGACCCCAACGACCCCAGCAAGCGCGGCGTCTGCGGGCGTCCCGACTACGTCCGCAGTTCCTGCGAGGGCAGTCTCAAGCGCCTGGGTGTGGAGGTCATCGACCTCTACTACCAGCACCGCGTCGATCCGGAGGTGCCCATCGAGGAAACCGTCGGCGCCATGGCCGACCTGGTGAAGGCCGGAAAGGTGCGTTTTTTGGGCCTGTCGGAAGTGAGCCCCGCCAGCCTTCGCAGGGCCTGCTCTGTGCACCCCGTCACCGCCGTTCAGTCGGAGTACTCGCTGTGGACCCGCGATCCGGAAGAGGGGCTGCTGCAGACCTGCCGCGAGCTGGGAGTCGGATTCGTGCCTTACAGTCCGCTGGGACGTGGCTTCCTCACGGGCCAGATCAAACATTTTGAGGATTTCGAGCCCGGCGATTGGCGGCGGAATTCTCCCCGTTTTCAGGGCGAGAACTTCCAGAAGAACCTCAACCTCGTGGCCAGGCTGGAAGACATGGCCGCCTCCCGGGGTTGCACGCCCTCCCAGCTGGCCTTGGCCTGGGTGCTCGGCCAGGGTGGCGATCTGGCGCCCATCCCCGGCACCAAGCGGCGGGATCGCCTGGACGAAAACCTCGGCGCCCTCGATCACGTGCTCTGCCCCGGCGAATTGGAGGAACTGAGCGGCCTCTTCCCGCCAGGCGCGGCCAGCGGCACACGCTATCCCGAAGCCGCCATGCACACGGTGAACCGCTGA